From Rudanella lutea DSM 19387, a single genomic window includes:
- a CDS encoding gamma-glutamylcyclotransferase family protein, which translates to MQNPYQPPTPEYVFVYGTLMQGFDNPYARRLHEQSQWVGQGHLPGRLFRVSWFPGAVPDPAAQTQIWGEVYQLHNPTDTLSFLDEYEDVAPDGIGLYIRRQRSVWVGEQRLTCWMYIYNESTAKLVPIPSGDWRNL; encoded by the coding sequence ATGCAAAACCCGTATCAGCCGCCCACTCCCGAGTACGTATTCGTGTACGGGACCCTGATGCAGGGTTTCGATAACCCGTACGCCCGGCGGTTGCACGAACAGAGCCAATGGGTGGGCCAAGGCCACCTGCCAGGTCGGCTGTTTCGGGTGTCGTGGTTTCCGGGCGCAGTTCCCGATCCGGCAGCCCAAACCCAAATCTGGGGTGAGGTGTACCAACTACATAACCCGACAGACACCCTTTCGTTTCTGGACGAGTACGAAGACGTGGCCCCCGACGGAATCGGTCTGTACATTCGGCGGCAACGGTCCGTTTGGGTGGGCGAGCAACGGTTAACCTGCTGGATGTATATATACAACGAATCCACGGCAAAACTGGTGCCGATCCCCTCGGGCGACTGGCGAAACTTGTAG